In Halobaculum magnesiiphilum, the following proteins share a genomic window:
- a CDS encoding phytoene desaturase family protein — protein sequence MRDPRDRSSLAGEDVVVIGGGFGGLSTACYLADAGADVTLLEKNEQLGGRASTLEAEGFRFDMGPSWYLMPDVFETFFGHFGRRPSEYYSLSRLDPHYRIFFKDGDRVDLVPDLETNRETFESYETGAGDAFDDYLRKSERNYEIGMEHFVYEHRDDLADFVDPDVLRYSWGLSLIGSMQDHVEDYFDHPKLQQIMQYTLVFLGGSPHNTPALYNLMSHVDFNLGVYYPDGGVGAVVDGIVELGAELGVDYVTNAPVTAIKGQRGGFKVETAAGDGDAAAGMAGVAADGAGDTAGASADAAIATGGGESYFPDLVVSDADYAHTEQELLAPRKRQYDADYWESRTYAPSAYLLYMGVEGDVEELAHHTLVLPTDWDEHFEQIFEDPAWPDDPAYYLCVPSKTDDTVAPEGHSNLFVLVPIAAGLEDTPELRSRYRELVLEDIAENTGVDLRERIVFEEEFCVDDFATRYNSMKGSALGLAHTLRQTAPFRPGHESSEVDGLYFTGSTTTPGIGVPMCLISGLLTAETMAESS from the coding sequence ATGCGTGACCCTCGTGACCGCTCCTCGCTGGCCGGCGAGGACGTGGTCGTGATCGGCGGCGGCTTCGGCGGGCTGTCGACGGCCTGCTACCTGGCCGACGCCGGCGCCGACGTGACCCTCCTGGAGAAGAACGAGCAGCTCGGCGGCCGGGCCTCCACGCTGGAGGCCGAGGGCTTCCGGTTCGACATGGGGCCGTCGTGGTACCTGATGCCCGACGTGTTCGAGACGTTCTTCGGCCACTTCGGCCGGAGGCCGTCGGAGTACTACTCGCTGTCGCGGCTGGACCCCCACTACCGGATCTTCTTCAAGGACGGCGATCGGGTGGATCTCGTTCCGGACCTGGAGACGAACCGCGAGACGTTCGAGTCGTACGAGACCGGCGCCGGCGACGCCTTCGACGACTACCTCCGCAAGTCCGAGCGCAACTACGAGATCGGGATGGAGCACTTCGTGTACGAACACCGCGACGACCTCGCGGACTTCGTCGACCCCGACGTGCTGCGCTACTCGTGGGGGCTGTCGCTGATCGGGTCGATGCAGGACCACGTCGAGGACTACTTCGATCACCCGAAGCTCCAGCAGATCATGCAGTACACGCTGGTGTTCCTCGGGGGATCGCCGCACAACACGCCGGCGCTGTACAACCTCATGAGCCACGTCGACTTCAACCTCGGCGTCTACTACCCGGACGGCGGCGTCGGCGCCGTCGTCGACGGCATCGTCGAGTTGGGCGCCGAACTCGGGGTCGACTACGTGACGAACGCGCCGGTCACCGCGATCAAAGGACAGCGCGGCGGGTTCAAGGTGGAGACCGCCGCCGGCGACGGCGACGCCGCGGCCGGGATGGCCGGAGTCGCCGCGGACGGCGCCGGTGACACGGCCGGCGCGTCGGCCGACGCCGCGATCGCGACCGGAGGCGGCGAGAGCTACTTCCCGGATCTCGTCGTCAGCGACGCCGACTACGCCCACACGGAGCAGGAGCTGCTCGCGCCGCGCAAGCGCCAGTACGACGCCGACTACTGGGAGTCGCGCACGTACGCCCCCTCCGCGTACCTCCTGTACATGGGCGTCGAGGGCGACGTGGAGGAGCTCGCCCACCACACGCTCGTGCTCCCGACCGACTGGGACGAGCACTTCGAGCAGATCTTCGAGGACCCGGCCTGGCCCGACGACCCCGCCTACTACCTCTGTGTCCCCTCGAAGACCGACGACACCGTCGCGCCGGAGGGGCACTCGAACCTGTTCGTCCTCGTCCCGATCGCGGCGGGGCTTGAGGACACGCCGGAACTCCGGAGCCGGTACCGCGAACTGGTCCTGGAGGACATCGCCGAGAACACCGGCGTCGACCTGCGCGAGCGCATCGTCTTCGAGGAGGAGTTCTGCGTCGACGACTTCGCGACGCGCTACAACTCGATGAAGGGGTCGGCGCTGGGGCTCGCGCACACGCTGCGCCAGACGGCGCCGTTCCGCCCCGGCCACGAGTCCTCGGAGGTGGACGGCCTCTACTTCACGGGGTCGACGACGACGCCCGGGATCGGGGTTCCCATGTGTCTGATCTCGGGGCTGCTCACGGCCGAAACGATGGCCGAATCGTCCTGA
- a CDS encoding prenyltransferase — MPTATDPTDSGDADATDSADPDASDSLDGDPTDRAGAAASARYLLKLSRPRFWLYLAGPIVVGVAFGAANVAELFALENVLLFGYFLLPANLFLYGVNDVFDRDVDEENPKKGGREVRYGGDRLVPAVVVASLALGAGTFAIMPPAAWPYLAGFFLLGAGYSAPPLRFKTTPLLDSLSNGLYVLPGAAAYALVAGTAPPLAALAGAWLWAMGMHTFSAIPDIEPDRAAGIRTTATALGESRTLVYCAACWLAAAGAFAAVDPRIGAVLLAYPALVAVVRLAGVAVDRAYWWFPAINTAVGAVLTMGALTRIVPPEAVLP, encoded by the coding sequence ATGCCGACCGCCACCGACCCGACCGATTCCGGCGACGCCGATGCGACCGACTCCGCCGATCCCGACGCGAGCGACTCCCTCGACGGCGACCCGACCGACCGCGCCGGCGCCGCCGCGAGCGCCCGCTACCTCCTGAAGCTCTCGCGCCCGCGCTTCTGGCTGTACCTCGCGGGGCCGATCGTCGTCGGGGTCGCCTTCGGCGCGGCGAACGTGGCCGAGCTATTCGCCCTGGAGAACGTCCTCCTGTTCGGCTACTTCCTGCTCCCGGCGAACCTGTTCCTCTACGGCGTCAACGACGTGTTCGACCGAGACGTCGACGAGGAGAACCCGAAGAAGGGCGGCCGGGAGGTCCGCTACGGCGGCGACCGCCTCGTCCCCGCGGTCGTCGTCGCGTCGCTGGCGCTGGGCGCGGGGACGTTCGCGATCATGCCGCCGGCGGCGTGGCCGTACCTCGCGGGCTTCTTCCTCCTCGGGGCGGGGTACTCGGCGCCGCCGCTGCGGTTCAAGACGACGCCGCTGCTGGATTCGCTGTCGAACGGGCTATACGTCCTCCCCGGCGCGGCGGCGTACGCCCTCGTCGCCGGAACCGCGCCGCCGCTCGCGGCGCTCGCGGGCGCGTGGCTGTGGGCGATGGGGATGCACACGTTCTCGGCGATCCCCGACATCGAGCCGGACCGCGCGGCGGGTATCCGGACGACCGCGACCGCGCTCGGCGAGTCGCGGACGCTCGTGTACTGCGCGGCCTGTTGGCTCGCCGCAGCGGGCGCGTTCGCAGCGGTCGACCCGCGGATCGGCGCGGTGTTGCTCGCGTACCCGGCCCTCGTGGCAGTCGTCCGCCTCGCGGGCGTCGCCGTCGACCGCGCGTACTGGTGGTTCCCCGCGATCAACACCGCCGTCGGCGCCGTACTCACGATGGGCGCGCTGACCCGGATCGTCCCCCCGGAGGCGGTGCTGCCGTGA
- the cruF gene encoding bisanhydrobacterioruberin hydratase gives MSPETRPGRLTALREAIPADRREAEASLDALVRENRFTISVVFPVVGAVLLVASAEGAFAGTPLAPLAFNGGMLLLGTLVMRSPLVVGLAPLVGKRELAGIGLLSAYAYAIEYVGVTTGWPYGEFEYLVALGPELGGVPLGLPVFFLPLVANAYLLCLLQLGDRAERAAVRLLAVIALVLVMDVVLDPGAVALGFWAYEGVADAGAVGVLSGAGFYGVPLSNYAGWVVSATVAVVALDAAFDRAALRERLAECEFMLDDMVSFVLLWGGVNLWFWNPVAAAVAACIGIGLVRADRFDASLLRQAF, from the coding sequence GTGAGTCCCGAGACCCGCCCGGGACGGCTCACGGCCCTCCGCGAGGCGATACCGGCCGACCGGCGGGAGGCGGAGGCGAGCCTCGACGCGCTCGTGCGCGAGAACCGGTTCACCATCTCGGTCGTGTTTCCGGTCGTGGGCGCGGTCCTGCTCGTCGCCAGCGCGGAGGGCGCGTTCGCGGGCACGCCGCTTGCCCCGCTGGCGTTCAACGGCGGCATGCTCCTGCTCGGGACGCTCGTGATGCGCTCGCCGCTGGTGGTCGGACTCGCGCCGCTGGTGGGGAAACGCGAGTTGGCGGGGATCGGGCTGCTGTCGGCGTACGCGTACGCCATCGAGTACGTCGGCGTGACGACCGGGTGGCCCTACGGCGAGTTCGAGTACCTCGTCGCGCTCGGGCCGGAACTGGGCGGCGTTCCCCTGGGGTTGCCGGTGTTCTTCCTCCCGCTTGTGGCGAACGCCTACCTCCTGTGTCTGCTCCAGCTGGGCGACCGGGCGGAGCGCGCGGCCGTGCGGCTGCTCGCGGTCATCGCGCTCGTGCTCGTCATGGACGTGGTGCTGGATCCAGGGGCCGTCGCGCTCGGCTTCTGGGCGTACGAGGGGGTCGCCGACGCGGGCGCCGTCGGCGTGCTCTCCGGAGCGGGCTTCTACGGCGTCCCGCTGTCGAACTACGCCGGCTGGGTCGTCTCCGCGACCGTCGCGGTCGTCGCGCTCGACGCCGCCTTCGACCGCGCGGCGCTGCGCGAGCGCCTCGCCGAGTGCGAGTTCATGCTCGACGACATGGTGAGCTTCGTGCTGCTGTGGGGCGGCGTCAACCTCTGGTTCTGGAACCCCGTCGCCGCCGCGGTCGCGGCGTGCATCGGTATCGGACTGGTCCGTGCCGACCGCTTCGACGCGTCGCTGCTCAGGCAGGCGTTCTGA
- a CDS encoding phytoene/squalene synthase family protein, with translation MVADDQIARSKRIQQRTGKTFHFATRVLPERVREPTYVLYAFFRVADEVVDGAETAPSEEQRRELDRLRDAALGREETDDAVLSAFAELCEEHDIAEEDVETFIEAMREDIDTDRYETYEALEAYMDGSASAVGRMMTAVMDPEDPDAALPHATALGDAFQLSNFLRDVREDIVELDRVYLPQETLREYGVTEAQLKRFEFDGNVEAAMRHELRRAESLYKEGVAGIKYLPEDCQFAVLLAAVLYAEHHALIRERGFDTLTETPELGSLRKLKLFVRTRWAWFRCKDPETVFRRVSCVRYGDSESNRSGAGHADRVPAR, from the coding sequence ATGGTAGCCGACGACCAGATCGCCCGGAGCAAGCGCATCCAACAGCGCACGGGGAAGACCTTCCACTTCGCGACCCGGGTGCTGCCCGAACGGGTTCGCGAGCCGACGTACGTGCTGTACGCGTTCTTCCGGGTCGCCGACGAGGTCGTCGACGGCGCGGAGACGGCCCCGTCCGAGGAACAGCGCCGGGAGCTGGATCGCCTCCGCGACGCCGCGCTCGGCCGCGAGGAGACCGACGACGCCGTCCTCTCGGCGTTCGCCGAGCTGTGTGAGGAACACGATATCGCCGAGGAGGACGTCGAGACGTTCATCGAGGCGATGCGCGAGGACATCGACACCGACCGCTACGAGACGTACGAGGCCCTCGAGGCGTACATGGACGGCTCCGCCTCCGCCGTCGGTCGGATGATGACGGCGGTGATGGACCCCGAGGACCCCGATGCCGCCCTCCCGCACGCGACCGCCCTCGGCGACGCGTTCCAGCTGTCGAACTTCCTGCGGGACGTGCGCGAGGACATCGTCGAGTTGGACCGGGTGTACCTTCCCCAGGAGACCCTCCGCGAGTACGGCGTCACCGAGGCACAGCTGAAGCGCTTCGAGTTCGACGGGAACGTCGAGGCGGCGATGCGCCACGAGCTTCGCCGCGCGGAGTCGCTGTACAAGGAGGGCGTCGCGGGGATCAAATACCTCCCCGAGGACTGCCAGTTCGCCGTGTTGCTGGCGGCGGTGCTGTACGCCGAGCACCACGCGCTCATCCGCGAGCGCGGCTTCGACACGCTCACCGAGACGCCGGAACTCGGGTCGCTGCGCAAGCTGAAGCTGTTCGTCAGAACGCGGTGGGCGTGGTTCAGATGTAAGGACCCGGAAACCGTGTTCCGCCGCGTCTCCTGTGTCCGGTACGGCGACAGCGAGTCGAACCGTTCGGGCGCCGGCCACGCCGACCGCGTCCCCGCGCGCTGA
- a CDS encoding HVO_2523 family zinc finger protein — translation MSEPEESTKRTRPCPYCGASMVHRHCEYVCPHHGVVFDCSDPFYG, via the coding sequence GTGAGCGAACCCGAGGAGTCGACGAAGCGGACGCGCCCGTGTCCCTACTGCGGGGCGTCGATGGTCCATCGCCACTGCGAGTACGTCTGTCCGCATCACGGCGTCGTCTTCGACTGTTCGGACCCGTTCTACGGCTGA
- a CDS encoding molybdopterin-dependent oxidoreductase: MTPPRVRRVAVATASGVAVAAGTFLVAGFSPRWVVVAIAQTVLLALPDAVLAAGIQGLGSTGQPLLVAGSAGLAVALFGGLALLALRVGRVADRDRAEIVFLVGALQALAAFLLAVNPAAAVVGGALGAAVVGLAGASATGTGEVSRGRRGLLRSAGAAAAAVGLAGAGPLARAIGGGPDGRDRAEPVERDPLVERLLDGAAARSFDLAGAEPLVSESFYVVDKNAADPRVDPDSWSLRVTGAVDEEIEIDLDAVESRPAQHRFVTLRCVGDTVNGRKTDTAVWTGFPVADLLEESGVRPDGCCVMVRAADDYYQAFPLSALRDGLLAYRMNGRPLPRQHGAPVRALIPGHWGEINVKWITEIEILEEEATGYWEERGWHGTGPVSTVAKLHHVETDDGAVSVGGHAYAGTRGVSAVEVSTDGGDTWSEADLTDRLPGATPADADPDDPDAVGGEAADAWRGWRYEYEADGEHEVVVRAVEADGTVQPAAERDPFPSGASGYASRTVRP, translated from the coding sequence ATGACACCACCTCGCGTCCGGCGCGTCGCGGTCGCGACCGCCTCCGGCGTCGCGGTCGCGGCGGGCACGTTCCTCGTCGCCGGCTTCTCGCCCCGGTGGGTCGTCGTCGCGATCGCCCAGACCGTGCTGCTCGCGCTCCCCGACGCGGTGTTGGCGGCCGGGATCCAGGGACTGGGCAGCACCGGCCAGCCGCTGCTGGTCGCCGGCTCCGCCGGGCTCGCGGTGGCGCTGTTCGGCGGGCTCGCGCTGCTCGCGCTCCGTGTCGGCCGGGTCGCCGACAGAGACCGTGCCGAGATCGTCTTCCTCGTCGGGGCGCTCCAGGCGCTCGCGGCGTTCCTCCTGGCGGTGAACCCGGCGGCGGCCGTCGTCGGGGGCGCGCTCGGCGCAGCGGTCGTCGGTCTGGCGGGCGCGTCAGCGACCGGAACGGGGGAGGTCTCCCGGGGGCGACGCGGGCTGTTGCGGTCGGCGGGCGCCGCGGCGGCGGCCGTCGGCCTCGCGGGAGCAGGACCGCTCGCGCGGGCCATCGGCGGCGGGCCGGACGGACGCGACCGGGCGGAGCCGGTCGAGCGCGACCCCCTCGTCGAGCGCCTGCTCGATGGCGCCGCGGCGCGCTCGTTCGACCTCGCGGGCGCGGAGCCGCTCGTCTCCGAGTCGTTCTACGTCGTGGACAAGAACGCGGCCGACCCGCGGGTCGACCCCGACTCGTGGTCGCTGCGGGTCACCGGCGCCGTCGACGAGGAGATCGAGATCGACCTCGACGCGGTCGAATCGCGGCCCGCACAGCACCGGTTCGTCACGCTCCGGTGCGTCGGCGACACGGTGAACGGCCGGAAGACCGACACCGCGGTGTGGACCGGGTTCCCCGTCGCCGATCTCCTCGAGGAGTCGGGCGTTCGGCCCGACGGCTGCTGTGTCATGGTGCGCGCCGCGGACGACTACTACCAGGCGTTCCCGCTGTCGGCGCTGCGGGACGGCCTGCTCGCCTACCGGATGAACGGCCGTCCGCTCCCGCGCCAGCATGGTGCGCCGGTTCGGGCGCTGATCCCGGGTCACTGGGGGGAGATCAACGTGAAGTGGATCACCGAGATCGAGATCCTCGAGGAGGAGGCGACGGGCTACTGGGAGGAGCGCGGCTGGCACGGCACCGGCCCCGTCTCGACGGTCGCGAAGCTCCACCACGTCGAGACCGACGACGGCGCGGTCTCGGTCGGCGGCCACGCGTACGCCGGAACGAGGGGGGTCTCGGCCGTCGAGGTGTCGACCGACGGCGGCGACACCTGGAGCGAGGCCGACCTCACGGATCGCCTCCCCGGGGCGACCCCCGCCGACGCGGACCCCGACGACCCCGACGCCGTCGGCGGCGAGGCGGCGGACGCCTGGCGCGGCTGGCGCTACGAGTACGAGGCCGACGGGGAACACGAGGTCGTCGTCCGCGCGGTCGAGGCCGACGGCACCGTCCAGCCCGCCGCCGAGCGCGACCCGTTCCCCAGCGGCGCCTCCGGCTACGCGAGCCGGACGGTTCGCCCCTGA
- a CDS encoding ZIP family metal transporter, which translates to MADVTTDGAGRSRPTRTRLIGAASTAALVAATAYALATGRTKLFGIAWIAFAAMALAGWLGARTSDTHAGTLVWGYGLAAGAMITSAAVFLLPQSIGQHPAYGGFGVALGLLVGYGAHTLGHRLSHMDLPLDRSLAELTAHAVSAGAIIGIIYGNMPELGLLLGLSIVSHKGPAGYAAVRRFSGGGGDWSAILLPASGVGVAAIASSLFALPASGAVRGVVFGFATGVFLHVAMDFLPECEIGSEVHESLSHEGDAHTLLDRLRVHAVASTALGGLAVFVGWTFVV; encoded by the coding sequence ATGGCCGACGTGACTACCGACGGGGCCGGGCGTTCCCGGCCGACTCGGACCCGGCTGATCGGCGCCGCGAGCACGGCGGCGCTGGTGGCCGCCACCGCGTACGCGCTCGCGACGGGACGGACGAAGCTGTTCGGGATCGCGTGGATCGCGTTCGCGGCGATGGCGCTGGCAGGCTGGCTCGGCGCCCGGACGAGCGACACGCACGCCGGAACGCTCGTGTGGGGGTACGGGCTCGCCGCCGGCGCGATGATCACCAGCGCCGCCGTCTTCCTCCTCCCGCAGTCGATCGGTCAGCACCCCGCCTACGGCGGGTTCGGCGTCGCGCTCGGGCTGCTCGTCGGCTACGGCGCCCACACGCTCGGTCACCGCCTGTCGCACATGGACCTCCCGCTGGACCGCTCGCTGGCGGAGCTGACCGCCCACGCCGTGAGCGCCGGCGCCATCATCGGCATCATCTACGGCAACATGCCGGAGTTGGGCCTCCTGCTCGGGCTGTCGATCGTCTCCCACAAGGGACCGGCCGGCTACGCGGCGGTCCGCCGGTTCTCCGGTGGCGGCGGCGACTGGTCGGCGATCCTGCTGCCGGCGTCCGGCGTCGGCGTCGCCGCGATCGCCTCGTCGCTGTTCGCGCTGCCCGCCTCGGGGGCGGTCCGCGGCGTCGTCTTCGGCTTCGCGACCGGCGTCTTCCTCCACGTCGCGATGGACTTCCTCCCCGAGTGTGAGATCGGCAGCGAGGTCCACGAGTCGCTGAGCCACGAGGGCGACGCCCACACCCTGCTGGACCGCCTGCGCGTCCACGCCGTCGCCAGCACCGCGCTCGGCGGGCTCGCGGTGTTCGTCGGCTGGACGTTCGTCGTCTGA
- a CDS encoding DUF7490 domain-containing protein, translating into MSRERRLTAGAVAVLLVALLGVAVGPGVLADPTADGPVRPGHVSIAESPAIAPGEVDGATATLTLHTRIGHRGNPTDNVSVRYRAYDAESGLLTTERTLELDELTGDRSVPVNATIEVPREGGYVIETVVFRDGQVVDRDRTEVSGLEALGTEVRFTESEAVPPLSVSVASVDEEANRTTLAVAASLTNGGAESSDELRVEVIVRQAESNLVAARDSTTVSDIGPGRTADATTEVTVPSEYNYYVDAAVYRDGVLVDTARSVANLDPTETISANETTREVEFEVGDFEGGDGADDRMTEAPRATETSTGAPGFGPALAVVALLGAALLARRRTRQ; encoded by the coding sequence ATGTCACGAGAACGACGGCTGACCGCGGGCGCGGTCGCCGTCCTGCTCGTCGCCCTCCTCGGGGTCGCCGTGGGTCCCGGCGTCCTCGCAGACCCGACCGCGGACGGGCCGGTCCGTCCCGGTCACGTCTCTATCGCCGAGTCGCCGGCGATCGCACCCGGGGAGGTCGACGGCGCGACGGCGACGCTGACGCTCCACACCCGCATCGGCCACCGCGGCAACCCCACGGACAACGTCTCCGTGCGCTACCGCGCCTACGACGCGGAATCCGGCCTCCTGACGACCGAACGGACGCTCGAGCTGGACGAATTGACCGGCGACCGGAGCGTTCCGGTGAACGCGACGATCGAGGTGCCCCGCGAGGGCGGCTACGTGATCGAGACGGTCGTCTTCCGCGACGGACAGGTCGTCGACCGCGATCGGACGGAGGTCTCCGGGCTGGAGGCGCTCGGCACCGAGGTCCGCTTCACCGAGAGCGAGGCGGTGCCGCCGCTTTCGGTGTCCGTTGCCTCGGTCGACGAGGAGGCGAACCGAACCACTCTGGCGGTCGCGGCGTCGCTGACGAACGGCGGCGCCGAGTCGAGCGACGAGTTGCGCGTCGAGGTCATCGTCCGGCAGGCGGAGTCGAACCTCGTCGCCGCGCGCGACTCCACGACCGTCAGCGACATCGGTCCCGGCCGCACCGCCGACGCGACGACCGAGGTGACCGTTCCGAGCGAGTACAACTACTACGTCGACGCCGCGGTGTACCGCGACGGCGTCCTCGTCGACACCGCGCGCTCGGTGGCGAACCTCGACCCGACCGAGACGATCTCGGCCAACGAGACCACCCGCGAGGTGGAGTTCGAGGTCGGCGACTTCGAAGGCGGCGACGGGGCGGACGACCGAATGACGGAGGCGCCGAGGGCGACCGAGACCTCGACCGGGGCGCCCGGGTTCGGCCCGGCGCTCGCGGTCGTGGCGCTGCTCGGCGCCGCGCTGCTCGCACGGAGGCGAACCCGACAATGA
- a CDS encoding universal stress protein: MMLYVLATNSVRTSEVLCEYLRDRLAPGDAVHAVNSQRGGDRTDSVEIRDGENALAAVEDALGGVADVTVETHQFVRGNPPAEDVLAYADDVDADEFVIGIRDRSPTAKVVFGSVAQDILLGSNLPMRVVPREQV; this comes from the coding sequence ATCATGCTGTACGTCCTGGCGACGAACTCGGTTCGAACCAGCGAGGTGCTGTGCGAGTACCTCCGCGACCGACTCGCACCCGGCGATGCGGTCCACGCGGTCAACTCCCAACGGGGCGGCGACCGGACGGATTCCGTCGAGATCAGGGACGGCGAGAACGCGCTCGCCGCCGTCGAGGACGCGCTCGGGGGTGTCGCGGACGTGACCGTCGAAACGCACCAGTTCGTGCGCGGCAACCCGCCCGCCGAGGACGTGCTCGCGTACGCCGACGACGTGGACGCCGACGAGTTCGTCATCGGGATCCGCGACCGCTCGCCGACGGCGAAGGTGGTCTTCGGCAGCGTCGCCCAGGACATCCTCCTCGGGTCGAACCTCCCGATGCGCGTCGTCCCCCGGGAACAGGTGTAG
- a CDS encoding GNAT family N-acetyltransferase: protein MPGPVFRRGETVELRTVEEEDAGFLAELVNDPRVRAGTAMATPVSEADEREWIDAVGDDGGVHLLACVDGDPVGIAGVNAPNETWGVAELGYQFAPDAWGNGYATDAARELCAHAFAERRLHKVSAKVYETNPASARVLEKVGFVEEGRHRREAFVDGEHVDVRRFGLLADEWRSEADSR, encoded by the coding sequence ATGCCCGGTCCCGTGTTCCGTCGCGGCGAGACGGTCGAACTGCGGACGGTCGAGGAGGAAGACGCCGGTTTCCTGGCAGAGCTGGTCAACGACCCGCGGGTCCGCGCGGGGACCGCGATGGCGACCCCGGTCAGCGAGGCGGACGAACGCGAGTGGATCGACGCCGTCGGCGACGACGGCGGGGTGCACCTGCTCGCGTGCGTCGACGGCGACCCCGTCGGGATCGCCGGCGTGAACGCGCCGAACGAGACGTGGGGGGTGGCGGAGCTCGGCTATCAGTTCGCGCCCGACGCCTGGGGGAACGGCTACGCCACCGACGCCGCCCGCGAGCTGTGCGCCCACGCCTTCGCGGAGCGACGCCTCCACAAGGTGTCCGCGAAGGTGTACGAGACGAACCCCGCCTCCGCGCGGGTGTTGGAGAAGGTCGGCTTCGTCGAGGAGGGACGCCACCGCCGGGAGGCGTTCGTCGACGGCGAGCACGTCGACGTCAGGCGGTTCGGCCTGCTCGCCGACGAGTGGCGCAGCGAGGCCGACAGCCGATAG
- a CDS encoding amphi-Trp domain-containing protein: MPEEELFKTEEPRTRAEIAETLVAAAEAIEAGTVRLESPETQREVAVPEDPTFEVELERLTDSETGEQRYELEYEIRWTK, encoded by the coding sequence ATGCCCGAGGAGGAGCTGTTCAAGACCGAGGAACCGCGAACGAGAGCGGAGATCGCCGAGACGCTCGTCGCCGCGGCCGAAGCGATCGAAGCCGGAACCGTCCGCCTCGAGAGTCCCGAGACCCAACGGGAGGTCGCCGTCCCCGAGGACCCGACGTTCGAAGTCGAACTCGAACGCCTCACCGACTCGGAGACGGGCGAGCAGCGGTACGAACTCGAATACGAGATCAGGTGGACGAAGTAG